A window of the Lactuca sativa cultivar Salinas chromosome 7, Lsat_Salinas_v11, whole genome shotgun sequence genome harbors these coding sequences:
- the LOC111883846 gene encoding serine/threonine-protein kinase VPS15: MGNKIARTTQASATEYYLHDLPSSYNLVLKEVLGRARFLKSIQCKHDEGLVLVKVYFKRGDSIDLRDYERRLSQIREIFSRMENPHVWPFQFWLETDKAAYLLRQYFFNNLHDRLSTRPFLSLVEKKWLAFQLLYAVKQSHDYGVCHGDIKCENVLVTSWNWLYLADFASFKPTYIPHDDPSDFSFFFDTGGRRRCYLAPERFYEHGGEIQVSQDAPLRPSMDIFAVGCVIAELFLEGQPLFELSQLLAYRRGQFDPSQHLEKIPDSGIRKMILHMVQLDPDSRCSAESYLQTYAGVVLPSYFSPFLHNLYSNLNPINPDSRVAMCQLSFPEILKQMLNNKSGEDTIGINNFSTNVVTNRRLMDSKQNVSFPKIPSHTEDKKNSQNNQQFGIRSTKKLLRTISNVFERNHHPHTREITVSDLNSFMSDYDNQSDTFGMPILPLPQDNISCEGMVLIASLLCSSIRNVKMPQLRRTAVLLLKSCSSYIDDEDRLQRVLPYVIAMLSDPSAIVRSAALETLCDILPLVRDFPPSDAKIFPEYILPMLSMLPDDPEESVRICYASNISKLALTAYGFLIHSISLTEAGVLNDGQKPGVPGVASGRLQNQKNDAQLAQLRKSIAEVIQELVMGPKQTPNIRRALLQDIGNLCWFFGQRQSNDFLLPILPAFLNDQDELLRSVFYRQIVYVCFFVGQRSVEEYLLPYLEQALVDQTEAVIVNALDCLAILTKSGFLRKRVLLEMIEHAFPLLCYPSQWVRRSVVTFVSASSESLGAVDSYVFLVPLIRPFLRRQPSSLASENALFSCLKPPVSRTVFYQILENNRSSDMLERQRKIWYNSSAQGKQSDDVYNKGVRELEKMKMWSDRRPDFQDHKHVSNSIQSFGLGEIPGLPSFSRTGSGTVDILDPLFSDKLKFSGFMSPQISGANSLVGEKSSDGIPLYYFKYDNKRSPGSASSSAPESSSQLDGLDSIPSPSLVSSSIGITNSTPQFHRVVHELEDRESDQTVHLSNKFQDMGVSSTLKGGNPIVENDTSPTEIPSLPSFSRTPGIPDSGWRPRGVLVAHLQEHRSAVNDIAVSTDHSFFVTASDDSTVKVWDSRKLEKDISFRSRLTYCLEGSRALCATMLHGSAQVVVGSSDGTIHMFSVDYVSRGLGTVVEKYSGIADVKRNGIGEGAILTLLNYSSHGDDGKMILYSTHNCGIHLSDTRQNSNAWNTKVIPEEGYVSALVTSPCGNWFVSGSSRGVLTLWDLRFGIPVNSWQYSVPCPVEDMCLFVPPQSTTLSTTVRPLVYVAAGCNEVSLWNAENGSCHQVLRVANNESDGEISDMPWALGRASTSTSSKTNSKGDSRRNVNYKYRVDELNEPPARSPGIRSLLPLPGGDLLTGGTDLKIRRWDHCSPDRSYCICGPSIKGVGNDEFYETKSSFGVQIVQEAKRRPLATRPTGKAVLASAATDTGGCHRDSILSLASVKLNQRLLLSSSRDGTIKVWK, translated from the exons ATGGGAAACAAGATCGCGCGTACGACGCAAGCTTCGGCGACGGAGTATTACCTCCACGACTTACCGTCTTCGTACAATTTGGTGCTTAAAGAGGTGTTGGGAAGAGCACGGTTCCTGAAATCCATTCAGTGTAAGCATGACGAAGGGTTGGTTTTAGTCAAGGTTTATTTTAAGCGTGGTGACTCGATTGATCTTCGGGATTATGAACGACGATTGTCTCAGATTCGTGAGATCTTTAGCCGTATGGAGAATCCTCACGTTTGGCCATTTCAG TTTTGGCTGGAGACTGATAAAGCTGCTTACTTATTGAGACAATATTTCTTCAATAACCTCCATGATCGACTCAGTACACGCCCTTTTCTTAGCCTTGTTGAGAAGAAATGGTTGGCTTTTCAG TTGCTTTATGCAGTGAAACAGAGTCACGACTATGGAGTTTGTCATG GTGATATTAAATGTGAGAATGTTCTGGTTACTTCTTGGAACTGGCTTTACCTTGCTGATTTTGCATCATTTAAACCAACCTATATCCCACATGATGATCCCTCTGATTTCTCATTCTTCTTTGATACTGGAGGAAGGAGACGATGCTATCTTGCACCAGAG AGATTCTATGAGCATGGAGGTGAGATTCAAGTTTCACAAGATGCACCTTTAAGGCCTTCAATGGACATCTTTGCTGTTGG GTGTGTAATTGCTGAACTTTTCCTTGAAGGTCAACCCCTCTTTGAACTATCACAACTACTTGCATATAGAAGGGGTCAATTTGATCCTAGTCAACATTTGGAGAAg ATTCCAGATTCAGGAATCCGCAAGATGATTCTCCATATGGTTCAACTTGATCCTGATTCCCGTTGTTCTGCTGAAAGCTATCTCCAAACCTATGCAGGTGTTGTTCTTCCAAGCTACTTCTCTCCATTCCTCCATAACTTATACTCCAATTTGAATCCCATCAATCCTGATTCCAGG GTAGCAATGTGCCAGCTGTCtttccctgaaatactcaaacagATGTTAAACAACAAATCAGGCGAGGACACCATTGGAATAAACAACTTCTCCACAAATGTTGTTACAAATCGCCGATTGATGGATTCCAAacaaaatgtaagttttcccaaaataccctcacacACAGAGGACAAGAAAAACTCTCAAAACAACCAACAATTTGGCATTCGATCCACCAAAAAGCTACTCAGAACAATCTCAAATGTATTCGAAAGAAACCACCATCCACACACCCGAGAAATCACAGTAAGTGATCTGAACTCTTTCATGTCCGATTACGACAACCAATCCGATACTTTCGGAATGCCGATTTTACCCCTACCACAAGACAACATAAGCTGTGAAGGCATGGTTCTAATCGCCTCACTCCTCTGTTCCTCTATCCGCAATGTCAAAATGCCACAACTCAGACGTACAGCTGTCCTTTTACTAAAATCATGTTCATCATACATTGACGATGAAGATCGATTACAACGTGTTCTTCCATATGTAATCGCCATGCTGTCAGATCCTTCTGCAATTGTAAGATCAGCAgctttggaaactttatgtgacaTTTTGCCCTTGGTCAGAGATTTCCCTCCAAGTGATGCAAAAATCTTCCCTGAATATATTCTCCCAATGCTTTCAATGCTTCCAGATGATCCTGAAGAAAGTGTACGTATATGCTACGCGAGTAACATTTCCAAACTTGCCCTTACTGCTTATGGATTCTTAATCCACTCCATAAGCTTAACAGAAGCTGGAGTTTTGAACGATGGACAGAAACCTGGAGTGCCAGGTGTCGCGTCCGGAAGGCTTCAGAATCAGAAAAACGATGCACAGCTGGCACAGTTGAGGAAATCGATAGCTGAAGTGATTCAAGAACTTGTAATGGGACCCAAACAAACTCCTAACATAAGACGCGCGTTGTTACAAGACATTGGGAATCTTTGTTGGTTTTTTGGTCAAAGACAAAGCAATGACTTTTTATTACCGATTCTACCCGCGTTTTTGAATGATCAAGATGAGCTTTTGAGGTCGGTTTTTTATAGACAAATAgtttatgtttgtttctttgttggTCAACGGAGTGTTGAGGAGTATCTTTTACCTTATCTTGAACAAGCTTTAGTTGACCAGACAGAAGCAGTGATAGTCAACGCATTGGATTGTTTAGCTATTTTGACCAAAAGTGGCTTTTTACGCAAAAGGGTATTGCTTGAAATGATTGAACATGCGTTTCCTTTGTTGTGTTATCCGAGTCAATGGGTAAGAAGGTCAGTGGTGACATTTGTTTCAGCAAGTAGCGAGAGTTTAGGTGCTGTTGACTCCTACGTGTTTCTTGTCCCACTTATTCGTCCTTTTCTTCGTAGACAACCATCTTCTTTAGCTTCCGAAAACGCCCTTTTCTCGTGTTTGAAGCCACCCGTTTCAAGAACTGTGTTTTACCAAATCTTGGAGAACAACAGGAGTTCAGATATGTTGGAAAGACAAAGAAAGATTTGGTATAATTCATCTGCACAGGGTAAACAAAGTGATGATGTGTACAATAAAGGTGTTCGAGAATTGGAGAAAATGAAAATGTGGTCTGATAGAAGACCCGATTTTCAAGATCATAAACATGTTTCCAATAGTATCCAATCTTTTGGGCTTGGTGAAATTCCAGGATTGCCCTCGTTTTCGCGTACTGGTTCTGGAACAGTTGATATTTTGGATCCTTTATTTTCAGATAAATTGAAGTTTTCAGGGTTTATGTCACCTCAAATAAGTGGGGCGAATAGTTTAGTGGGTGAAAAATCTTCAGATGGGATTCCTTTGTATTATTTCAAATACGATAACAAAAGATCACCCGGAAGTGCTTCTTCATCTGCACCTGAATCATCATCACAATTAGACGGTTTGGATTCCATTCCGTCTCCCAGCCTTGTCTCGAGCTCAATCGGAATCACCAATTCCACTCCGCAATTCCACCGAGTTGTACACGAGCTGGAAGACCGGGAATCGGATCAAACCGTCCACCTCAGCAACAAATTCCAAGACATGGGAGTTTCCAGCACCCTAAAAGGAGGGAATCCAATCGTGGAAAACGACACCTCTCCTACCGAAATACCAAGTTTACCCTCCTTCTCACGAACCCCCGGAATCCCGGATTCCGGTTGGCGTCCTCGCGGTGTGTTGGTAGCACATCTCCAAGAACATCGATCTGCCGTCAACGACATCGCTGTTTCCACAGACCATAGCTTTTTTGTAACTGCATCCGATGATTCCACTGTTAAAGTTTGGGATTCTAGAAAGCTGGAAAAGGACATTTCATTCAGATCAAGACTAACTTATTGTCTAGAAGGAAGCCGTGCACTCTGTGCCACAATGCTCCATGGATCTGCTCAAGTAGTTGTCGGATCATCCGATGGAACAATCCACATGTTCTCAGTCGATTACGTCTCCCGAGGACTCGGAACCGTTGTCGAGAAATACTCCGGAATCGCGGATGTCAAACGGAATGGAATCGGAGAAGGTGCGATTCTAACACTATTAAACTACTCTTCACATGGCGATGATGGGAAAATGATTCTTTACAGTACTCACAACTGTGGAATCCATTTGTCGGATACGCGACAGAATTCAAACGCATGGAATACGAAAGTGATTCCAGAAGAGGGTTATGTTTCTGCTCTTGTGACAAGTCCATGTGGGAATTGGTTTGTTTCAGGGTCTTCTAGAGGGGTTTTGACTTTATGGGATTTGAGATTTGGTATACCTGTGAACTCATGGCAGTATTCTGTTCCATGTCCTGTTGAAGACATGTGTCTTTTTGTCCCTCCTCAGAGTACCACATTGTCAACTACTGTTAGGCCACTTGTTTATGTTGCTGCAGGGTGTAATGAAGTTTCTCTCTGGAATGCAGAAAATGGGAGTTGTCATCAG GTGTTGAGGGTTGCGAATAATGAGAGTGATGGTGAGATTTCTGACATGCCTTGGGCATTGGGTAGAGCATCTACATCTACATCTAGTAAGACAAATTCAAAAGGTGATTCTAGAAGGAATGTGAATTATAAGTATAGAGTAGATGAGTTGAATGAACCTCCTGCTAGATCACCTGGAATCCGTTCATTGCTTCCTTTACCTGGTGGAGATTTATTAACTGGTGGGACCGACTTAAAAATTCGTCGATGGGATCATTGcag CCCAGATCGAAGTTATTGCATTTGTGGTCCATCTATTAAGGGAGTTGGGAATGACGAATTTTATGAAACAAAATCCAGTTTTGGGGTGCAAATTGTGCAG GAGGCAAAGAGGCGACCATTGGCAACTAGGCCAACTGGAAAGGCGGTTCTTGCTTCTGCCGCCACTGATACAGGCGGCTGCCACCGCGACTCCATCCTTTCTCTTGCTTCTGTTAAATTGAACCAGAGACTACTTTTATCAAGCAGCAGAGATGGCACAATCAAGGTTTGGAAGTAG
- the LOC111883847 gene encoding probable glutamate carboxypeptidase LAMP1 isoform X1: MGGKMITTFIAITTSLSFYFISTPPKSHYHSLFISPPFSDNTSISNHLFTLTRRPHLAGTEANAEAASYVLSTLSSNNIKSHLSEYAVLLTYPDSRSLTLTRPTPDPPITFTLRQETYDGDPYADVADQVEPTFHAYAKSGTVKGHVAYVNYGRVEDYKTIKDLGINISGAIVLARYGEIYRGDIVENAYDAGAIGVLIYTDRKDYGGGGARWFPEEKWMPPSGVQVGSVFNGAGDPTTPGWPSVEGCERLSEDDVEKGGDVPLIPSLPISGADGEEILRCIGGVVGDEEWQGDKDAPVYRIGPGPGIIDLTYKAKQVISTIQNVIGIIEGAEEPDRFVILGNHRDAWTFGAVDPNSGTAVLLEVAERFQKLQKEGWKPRRSIIFCNWDAEEYGLIGSTEWVEENREMLASKVVAYLNVDIAVSGAGFQASATPQLDQLIIQATKQVKDPDNSSQTVYESWVQTTDYPPKIGRLGGGGSDYSAFVQHIGVPSTDISFGGGYPVYHSMYDDFVWMSKFGDPMFRRHVAAASIWGLVALQLADDEILPFNYDSYVYELQTSAEDLEIELSDKKSISLVPLFKSIEKMRTAVIQINNEIKLKFQEIKEKQNKRWASLALIWKEKDDEAWKAREMNDRLMMAERALTDREGLPGRAWYKHLIYAPSKHNDYGSKCFPGIDDSIEIAKSLNTQESWNSVQHEIWRVSRVVTQASLVLRAQLT, encoded by the exons ATGGGTGGCAAGATGATAACCACCTTTATAGCCATAACCACCTCCTTATCTTTCTACTTCATTTCAACCCCACCAAAATCCCACTACCACTCACTCTTCATATCTCCGCCGTTCTCCGACAACACCTCCATATCAAACCACCTCTTCACACTCACGCGCCGCCCTCACCTCGCCGGAACTGAAGCCAACGCGGAGGCTGCTTCCTACGTCTTATCAACTCTCTCCTCCAACAACATCAAATCACACCTCTCAGAGTACGCCGTCCTACTCACCTACCCCGACTCCCGTTCCCTAACACTAACCCGCCCCACCCCAGACCCACCCATCACTTTCACCCTCCGCCAAGAAACCTACGACGGCGACCCCTACGCTGACGTGGCAGACCAAGTGGAACCCACATTCCATGCGTACGCAAAGTCAGGTACAGTGAAGGGACACGTGGCGTACGTGAACTACGGACGCGTGGAGGACTATAAAACTATTAAAGATCTCGGGATTAATATATCGGGTGCTATTGTGCTTGCGAGATATGGGGAGATATATAGGGGAGACATCGTTGAGAATGCGTATGACGCTGGTGCTATAGGTGTGTTGATTTATACCGATAGGAAAGACTACGGTGGTGGTGGTGCACGGTGGTTTCCGGAGGAGAAATGGATGCCGCCGAGTGGTGTGCAGGTGGGGTCGGTGTTTAATGGAGCGGGTGACCCTACAACGCCAGGGTGGCCTAGTGTTGAGGGTTGCGAGAGGTTGTCCGAGGATGACGTGGAAAAGGGAGGAGATGTTCCGTTGATACCTTCGTTGCCTATATCGGGAGCTGATGGGGAGGAAATTTTGAGGTGTATAGGTGGGGTGGTGGGTGATGAAGAGTGGCAGGGTGACAAAGATGCTCCGGTTTATAGGATTGGACCGGGTCCAGGGATTATAGACCTTACTTACAAG GCAAAACAAGTGATAAGTACGATTCAGAATGTGATAGGCATAATTGAGGGAGCAGAGGAACCTGATag ATTTGTAATTTTGGGTAATCATCGAGATGCTTGGACATTTGGGGCAGTTGATCCCAACAGTGGAACTGCTGTTCTACTCGAG GTGGCAGAAAGGTTCCAGAAGCTACAGAAAGAAGGTTGGAAGCCTCGAAGAAGTATCATCTTTTGCAATTGGGATGCAGAGGAATATGGATTG attggGTCAACAGAATGGGTTGAAGAAAACCGAGAAATGTTGGCTTCaaaagttgttgcttatttaAATGTTGATATTGCTGTTTCTGGAGCAGGGTTTCAGGCATCTGCAACTCCACAGCTTGATCAGTTAATTATTCAAGCTACAAAACag GTTAAAGACCCAGACAACTCATCACAAACTGTCTATGAATCCTGGGTTCAAACCACCGATTATCCTCCTAAG attggAAGGTTAGGAGGTGGAGGATCAGATTATTCAGCATTTGTACAGCATATTGGTGTTCCATCAACAGATATATCTTTTGGAGGAG GCTACCCAGTGTATCACTCCATGTATGATGACTTTGTATGGATGAGTAAATTTGGTGATCCAATGTTTCGTAGACACGTGGCAG CGGCAAGCATTTGGGGTTTAGTAGCTCTACAGCTTGCAGATGATGAGATTTTGCCTTTTAATTATGATTCATATGTATATGAGCTTCAG ACAAGTGCTGAAGATTTGGAAATTGAGTTATCGGATAAGAAGAGCATAAGCCTTGTTCCCTTGTTCAAATCTATTGAGAAAATGAGAACAGCAGTCATACAAATAAACAATGAAATCAAG CTGAAATTCCAggaaataaaagaaaaacaaaataaaaggtGGGCATCATTGGCATTGATATGGAAAGAGAAAGATGATGAAGCATGGAAAGCGAGAGAAATGAATGACAGATTAATGATGGCAGAAAGAGCACTTACAGATAGGGAAGGACTCCCTGGAAGAGCTTGGTATAAGCATCTG ATATATGCTCCATCAAAGCACAATGATTACGGATCAAAATGTTTCCCTGGAATAGACGATTCCATTGAAATTGCAAAGAGCCTCAACACTCAAGAATCATGGAATTCAGTACAACATGAAATTTGGAGAGTCTCAAGAGTAGTCACACAGGCATCACTAGTTCTTCGTGCTCAACTAACATAA
- the LOC111883847 gene encoding probable glutamate carboxypeptidase LAMP1 isoform X2 has protein sequence MGGKMITTFIAITTSLSFYFISTPPKSHYHSLFISPPFSDNTSISNHLFTLTRRPHLAGTEANAEAASYVLSTLSSNNIKSHLSEYAVLLTYPDSRSLTLTRPTPDPPITFTLRQETYDGDPYADVADQVEPTFHAYAKSGTVKGHVAYVNYGRVEDYKTIKDLGINISGAIVLARYGEIYRGDIVENAYDAGAIGVLIYTDRKDYGGGGARWFPEEKWMPPSGVQVGSVFNGAGDPTTPGWPSVEGCERLSEDDVEKGGDVPLIPSLPISGADGEEILRCIGGVVGDEEWQGDKDAPVYRIGPGPGIIDLTYKAKQVISTIQNVIGIIEGAEEPDRFVILGNHRDAWTFGAVDPNSGTAVLLEVAERFQKLQKEGWKPRRSIIFCNWDAEEYGLIGSTEWVEENREMLASKVVAYLNVDIAVSGAGFQASATPQLDQLIIQATKQVKDPDNSSQTVYESWVQTTDYPPKIGRLGGGGSDYSAFVQHIGVPSTDISFGGGYPVYHSMYDDFVWMSKFGDPMFRRHVAAASIWGLVALQLADDEILPFNYDSYVYELQTSAEDLEIELSDKKSISLVPLFKSIEKMRTAVIQINNEIKEIKEKQNKRWASLALIWKEKDDEAWKAREMNDRLMMAERALTDREGLPGRAWYKHLIYAPSKHNDYGSKCFPGIDDSIEIAKSLNTQESWNSVQHEIWRVSRVVTQASLVLRAQLT, from the exons ATGGGTGGCAAGATGATAACCACCTTTATAGCCATAACCACCTCCTTATCTTTCTACTTCATTTCAACCCCACCAAAATCCCACTACCACTCACTCTTCATATCTCCGCCGTTCTCCGACAACACCTCCATATCAAACCACCTCTTCACACTCACGCGCCGCCCTCACCTCGCCGGAACTGAAGCCAACGCGGAGGCTGCTTCCTACGTCTTATCAACTCTCTCCTCCAACAACATCAAATCACACCTCTCAGAGTACGCCGTCCTACTCACCTACCCCGACTCCCGTTCCCTAACACTAACCCGCCCCACCCCAGACCCACCCATCACTTTCACCCTCCGCCAAGAAACCTACGACGGCGACCCCTACGCTGACGTGGCAGACCAAGTGGAACCCACATTCCATGCGTACGCAAAGTCAGGTACAGTGAAGGGACACGTGGCGTACGTGAACTACGGACGCGTGGAGGACTATAAAACTATTAAAGATCTCGGGATTAATATATCGGGTGCTATTGTGCTTGCGAGATATGGGGAGATATATAGGGGAGACATCGTTGAGAATGCGTATGACGCTGGTGCTATAGGTGTGTTGATTTATACCGATAGGAAAGACTACGGTGGTGGTGGTGCACGGTGGTTTCCGGAGGAGAAATGGATGCCGCCGAGTGGTGTGCAGGTGGGGTCGGTGTTTAATGGAGCGGGTGACCCTACAACGCCAGGGTGGCCTAGTGTTGAGGGTTGCGAGAGGTTGTCCGAGGATGACGTGGAAAAGGGAGGAGATGTTCCGTTGATACCTTCGTTGCCTATATCGGGAGCTGATGGGGAGGAAATTTTGAGGTGTATAGGTGGGGTGGTGGGTGATGAAGAGTGGCAGGGTGACAAAGATGCTCCGGTTTATAGGATTGGACCGGGTCCAGGGATTATAGACCTTACTTACAAG GCAAAACAAGTGATAAGTACGATTCAGAATGTGATAGGCATAATTGAGGGAGCAGAGGAACCTGATag ATTTGTAATTTTGGGTAATCATCGAGATGCTTGGACATTTGGGGCAGTTGATCCCAACAGTGGAACTGCTGTTCTACTCGAG GTGGCAGAAAGGTTCCAGAAGCTACAGAAAGAAGGTTGGAAGCCTCGAAGAAGTATCATCTTTTGCAATTGGGATGCAGAGGAATATGGATTG attggGTCAACAGAATGGGTTGAAGAAAACCGAGAAATGTTGGCTTCaaaagttgttgcttatttaAATGTTGATATTGCTGTTTCTGGAGCAGGGTTTCAGGCATCTGCAACTCCACAGCTTGATCAGTTAATTATTCAAGCTACAAAACag GTTAAAGACCCAGACAACTCATCACAAACTGTCTATGAATCCTGGGTTCAAACCACCGATTATCCTCCTAAG attggAAGGTTAGGAGGTGGAGGATCAGATTATTCAGCATTTGTACAGCATATTGGTGTTCCATCAACAGATATATCTTTTGGAGGAG GCTACCCAGTGTATCACTCCATGTATGATGACTTTGTATGGATGAGTAAATTTGGTGATCCAATGTTTCGTAGACACGTGGCAG CGGCAAGCATTTGGGGTTTAGTAGCTCTACAGCTTGCAGATGATGAGATTTTGCCTTTTAATTATGATTCATATGTATATGAGCTTCAG ACAAGTGCTGAAGATTTGGAAATTGAGTTATCGGATAAGAAGAGCATAAGCCTTGTTCCCTTGTTCAAATCTATTGAGAAAATGAGAACAGCAGTCATACAAATAAACAATGAAATCAAG gaaataaaagaaaaacaaaataaaaggtGGGCATCATTGGCATTGATATGGAAAGAGAAAGATGATGAAGCATGGAAAGCGAGAGAAATGAATGACAGATTAATGATGGCAGAAAGAGCACTTACAGATAGGGAAGGACTCCCTGGAAGAGCTTGGTATAAGCATCTG ATATATGCTCCATCAAAGCACAATGATTACGGATCAAAATGTTTCCCTGGAATAGACGATTCCATTGAAATTGCAAAGAGCCTCAACACTCAAGAATCATGGAATTCAGTACAACATGAAATTTGGAGAGTCTCAAGAGTAGTCACACAGGCATCACTAGTTCTTCGTGCTCAACTAACATAA